Part of the Lolium rigidum isolate FL_2022 chromosome 6, APGP_CSIRO_Lrig_0.1, whole genome shotgun sequence genome, TGGAGGATATAGAAATGAAAAGAaaatctatatttggtttacttgAAGTGCCAGGGCTTGCTCTTGATCTTCATCACTGGAATCTAAAAGTTACATACCCATTTCATCGCTAGGAAATTTGTAGGTTTGTCCATGACGCATCCTCCTTGTCTCTAACTCCAGCGCGCCCAATTCCTCCTCTATGCACTCCCCTTCGAGTATTTTGGCCCGCTAAGTTGCCCTCAGGACGCGTGAGTGTGATGAAAGCATGAAATTAATTATCAGACATTGACGGGATAAAGTTGTTAAAATAAGCACAATTCCAGTTTGCCATGTGCATGTAGACCAGCAAAATAATTGTGTGGCTCTTTTCCACATGGAttataaagtaaaacaaaaagTTACTGTTCAGCCCTACAAATGGTGTAGACATGAGAGATACCACAGTTAACGAAATTAGTCTATAGGAAACCTAACAAAACAACTTAAATAATGTACAGTACATCATTTTCTTCGCCGTCCGCTGATCATGGAGTTTTGAGTGGGTACCTTCATCATCCTCCAAGGTATTGTTCAGCGCGCCCCGAGCGGGATAGCGACCGCCAGCTTATCCATTCATGCAATTAGTTTTAAGGTGGTGGTAGGTACCATGACATCAAAGAAAAGGTGCTTCCGGCGGCCGATAACCAGGAGCCCTCGTCCGTCCAGCCATCCAGCAGAGCAGCACCATCAGGTAGAGCGAGTTGGTGAGAGCACACAAACAGATTTCTCCTATGTCGTAGCATCATTCCTAACTCTCTCCTCTTAGCTTTTGTTCATGTGACCCCCCTTCCCCCCGAGACTCTCCCATATATCCATATCTCTCCCAATTTCTAAATCCCCTAGAGAGGAGGCCCTGGAGCCAATGTCAGTTCTCTCCGTGAGCGCGCGGTATCAGTGACCAGCTCCTCGGTACATCCCCGCCGCCATTCTTGCTCCACAGCGAGCTCCTCCCGCTCGTACCGTCATGttggccacggccacggccatcGCCGTCGCCCCACCTTGGTCGCCCCCGTCGTCCATGTGAGTTGAACATAAATCTTAGAAGGCAAGATATTTTATCTGCAACCGTCTGTGGATAACTTAGTTCCAACGATTCGAGGATATACTATCTGTAATGGCGGTGCTCTAAGGTGGAGTAAAGATGCAAATTGTTTTATGTGCAACCCAAAATTTGTTGAAAGCAGTTGTATTAAATAACCAGGAAATTCAAGCTGCAGAGTCGAGACGATAAAAAAATGTTTAACCTACAAAAAGTGATGGTATATTTTCCAGCACAGGTTCTGCGGATCAATCCTTGGGGACGGTGTTTGTGGAGCGTGCCGAGTCGGAACAGACGACCTCCTGAATCTTGCATGGCGTTGAGCTGCGGCATGCGGGCCGTTTCATGTGCGTGGGATTGCGGGGAGGCGGCGGTGTCGTTGGTGAGAACGAGAGAAGGAGAGTAGACGACGGTGATACTCGCGCCTCCGGGCCGTCCGCCCGGGGAGAGGGCGACATTAGGTTCGGGCCGGGCAGAATGCACCCTCCCTCGAGAGGAAGGCGGCTTGTTGGTGGAAGCGATCCATCTCACATGACATTGTCGGCATCGAGGACCGGCCCGCGGTGGGAGGGACTCGGCGAGATGGATGGTGAGGCAGCCGCGTGATTGGATCAACATGGAGATGAGCAATAACATTAAGATGTCGTGACTCTTGAGATTTGTTCTGGGAAGTGATATATACACGAAAAGGAATAGTGTCGATTCCAATTTAAATATTTAATTTAATACATTTAATACTCCGTCCCTTCTTAATATTTAAGGATAAAGTGCACGGCGATGAAGGAGTCAATACCTTTCAATAATGCCCATGCTTGCACAGATTTGTAAGAGATCAAATTCATGCATACGAACGTTGTAGTGCAGCAGCTCCTCCTGCAAACCCATGGTAGCATGCATGCGCATGTTTCTCCTATTGTTCGCGTTTCTTCAGTAATCGTCccatacctttgcttggtgccgcCACTCTCACCCAGCACGTAAGGTCGCTGCCCGCAGCAACATGCCGGCTATTGTGCTCTTCCAGCACCATGGGCACGCCGTCGCGCTTGTCCTGGACATGAAGGCCATCTTGCTCGTTCAGCACCACAGAGAGGCTGTCGCGCGCTCGCCCAGCACAGGAAGTCCGGCGCCCACACCATGCTGGAcgcccactagtagaaaaacccccccttaagtaccggttccaaagggcctttagtaccggttttggaaccggtactaattatccggtactaaaagcctctcacctttagtaccggttccttacgaaccggtactaaaggtgcctccacgtgggcacggaggaacccgtggggctggagacctttggtaccggttcgtaacacgaaccggtattaaagcctatttcgtttaattttttttccattttttctaattatttttcacaccctttttttcacggtctctttttttatttttttcagaattactagtattcccgttagtctctaactacacttaatctctagtcaaattacttacccgtagtcaaacttcccggtcggtcacccatcctcacactactcccgcactagcacgcttaacttccaaattccatcccgttccacttccaagtgcttcgcgtgcatgtatgtgatagtagtatcatatcaatcctattaacatgttggtcgatgtcacactttttatcgtttgaattccaaataattcttttaataaacaaaagtaatgatgtaataataatgttgaataaataaataaaattaactttttaaatttttattatttttaattattttttaaaaatttaatattttttgcaaaacctaaaacttgaaataatttgataaaagtaatagtaatatgttaggactcaaaaaatcttataattaatattttaattttaaaaaaaataaaatatataaaattctaaatttctggaaaaaaaactaaaatcttcctgctttcatattttcatttggaattttgagaatctaaaaattggctaaccgggtaaacccgggtgaaatcggatgtaactttttcccaggatttttttgatatattatacgttttttttcgacgtcgtatgcaaaagttattgcggttttaccatttttcaaaacttttttgcaaaaaaagtaaaaatttaaatttgttaatttttcctaatagtaggttgcataacatacaagaatctgaaaacattttattttttgaattttctactccctctattccattctatagtgcctattgttttttggcacggaaattagcgcaagagtattttttacacaagatcctttgctgaacgatttgagatcaacgtaaaatttggtaaATCCATATCTttataacttaccataacaatttttgggagctgaacgatttgggagctgaacggggaggggtaattgaaaaaaagctaagctaaaaccttatattctgaaacaaataacgaaaatctataggcactatataaaggaacggagggagtatcatttttcttttctattttacagtgtcaaaaaaggcgatccacgggggggggggggggagctgcgtgggggagcagaaaaacctttagtaccggttcgtgtcacgaaccggtactaaaggtctaccctttagtatcggttcgtgtcacgaaccggtactaaaggtttttcagtgacgcgaaccctttagtaccggttcgtgtcacgaaccggtattaagagtccttacgaaccggtactaaaggtctgggcagtgcaaccggtactaatgcaccctttagtaccggttcgtaagggaaccggtatttatggcttagaCGGATGAGAGCTTTTCTACTAGTGGCCATGTTTGTCTAGAAACACACGGACGCCTCCGTGCTCGCGCAACACAGGATGGTCGCCGCTAAGTCGCCGCCCACGCTATGTTGGATGTCGCACGCGCCACCATCACCGGAACGCGACCCCGCTCGCCCTGCACGGCGCCGCCGCCCGCAGCACTACTCCTGGTCAGTCCCTGCTCCCACTGCGCGCACAGCTTGGCCGGTCGACGACATGGAGACCGCCGCCCACACCATGAACACCGCTAATACCACGAGAGGCCGCCGCCAACACCATCATACTCGGTTCAGATTTTCACGGGAGAGATGGGAAATATCAAGAGAAGTCAGTTGAGTTGGGGAAGATGGAACAATGTCGGCGTGAGAAATTCTAAATTCTTTTTCATCTACACGGTGAGAGAGGCATAGTAATTTGCTACTATGAAATTGAAGGAGCAGCAGCTGCTCGGTTAATTGATGGCGATATTTGAGGGAGGGTTAGTTTATGGAGTTTAGCCAGGAAGGCAAGTAATTGATGGACATATGGAAACGTCCGGAGATCACGTCCCAATTTAATTCAGATCCGTTGTTAGCCGGGAAGGCAAAGATTGTATGCAACTTTCTTTTGTCGAGCGGGGGCTGAGCTGAACAAGGCAAAATGTCTGGATGGTGTTAGATTGTTGAGATTAGATTAAACGGTTCAGATGCttccaatgacgaccatcaaagtgcgttgagtgtcaaacgaccaactcccatttaatagtaaagattaaaaTTAGTACATCAAAGTTTTTGGACCACCAAATGACTGCTATTGCTGCCAAAGCATGCCGTTGTCGCCGCTCCTTTACCAGAGCTGGCCTAACATTGTTGATGTCAGTTGGGAAATCTAGGATAAACACCGTAAAGCTAAAGTCGTCATCATTGAACCTTGAACCTTGAATTGTTTCGAATCTTGTAACACCAAATCTATCACACAGTTAGATTGGACGAGATCCACCACTGCATGGAACCAACGCCCTCCTCAATGACATCTCCTAGATAGCCGCCAACGAGGTGGAACAGGAGGCAGATATACCTTATTCTTGTCCTGCAAAATATCATCATAGTCACCATAACAACGATGCCAACTCTAACTTTAGCAATCTTTCTACAGCGCCAAGCGTGGGTCCGAGATCCCCACCTATCCACCGGAGTGGCAAGCAAAGGAGGCGGTAACCCATCAATTCCCAAGGAGGACAGAGGCTAGGGTTCTGTTTCTTCCGTGAAAGGAGGTTACATCTGATAAATTCAGGGTTTATGGTGTTAGAATTGGGTTTCATGGGTCCGCTCTGGGATTTGTGCCATCAAGGTGCCATTACAAGCATGACACGCGACACGCTCCATACTACTCCCTACATCAGCATACAtgcaattttttttccttttttgaaaaTCAAATACTTCTAAATTTAACCATATTTTTACACAAAAATAGCAACTTAACATCAAATTACTGTATTATTATTGAACTACATATAGAGATGCCCTCACCACGTCCTAAGGAGACAAGCAGCCTCCCGCCACCGCAGCAAATTAATGTATTATTACTGAATTACATATCCAGGCAGATGACGACATCGATGGGCGTCCAAGGGAGAATATCAATTAGATTGTGACGACATCGATACGGGCGTCAAAGGGAGAATATCAATTAGTTTGGACAATCTTACTCCTACAAGAAAGCAAATGATGACGCTAGCATATCAGCAAGGTTGCAAAAAGACCCCATAAAAAACAGTTCTAAAGGCTGATGCCTGAATATTTTCCACACCTGTTGCCACGAATAGACGCCGCCGGACAAAGCCAGGAAACGTGGCGTCGGGAACTAAAGCGAAGCTCTCCCTGCTGTCAGATACAAGTATCATCCAGAGTCTATTGCCGGATCAGCACAAGCCAATTCTACTACGTTGTCGTGTCAATAATGTAAAACACCGCGTCATCTCATTTAGCAGGAGTTcagctcatctttgcttgcagtgCTCAGTGTAACAGTTTCACACGCTACGGATCCGAAATATAATACAAGTATCACCATCTTTCCACTTAGCAGCAAACATTTTACAAAGCCAACTAACCATGTATCCGAAAGTACAAAGTACACACTCAGGTTTCCAATGTTTACCAGTCTACCGGCTACTTTGGCCCTACATCATCAAAAACAGCCAACTCCTTCAATGCACCGATTACAACTACTATTCCCTGCTAAGGTACATGATAATGACTACCCATCTTTTCGGTTGCAGAATCGTCCTGATGTTCACCATACGCAGTTAGCGGATGCACCATGTCAACAACTGGGAAAATCAAACAACAGAAAGATGCATTATTGACTTTGTGGAGAAAGCAAACACAGAAGGCTCAGTATGAACTGCAGCAGTTAAAGCATTTAGCACTTTGTGGCACACTTCAACGAGAAAGAACCGGTTAGTAAATATTTGCCAATACATACTACCGAGAATGGAGTGCCACACCACATTACAAGCAAGGAAACATGCACCATGGAGTTATCTTTCTACTTTGAAGTTTGAACAAAAAATGTGCTGACATACCATCATGCCAGCTTAGCCAGGAGTTTTTCCACCATGCTTCTTTGTTGTATGCGATTAAAAGATTCCGACTGTTTAATTGCTTCTGATACAAGAATGATATTACTTGGCGACGGAGCATTCACCTGCAGGATATAAATAGAGTATTTGACAAATAGCAAGCGCAACATGCATTAGTATTTTCCAAGTAATGAAGAAAATATAAACGAACTAATGGTACAGATCAGAAGCATACCCATACTCGACCGTTCAGTCCAACAGCTATCTCAAATGATAATTTCTTCCCAAGGGCTTCTAGAAGTGGACATGTTGGGGAGCTTAAGAGCCTATAAGCAACCAACATAAGTACGGAAAGGAGAAATTAACACTACTACATTACTGAAAATTTATGGCATGCATTCTTCTCACATTCTTGCCAGGCCAGTTGATGTTTCAAATGTGTAACCATTTTTCAGTTGACCGAATTCAGCGGCTTTGCCAATTGCTGCAAAAGATACTCCATAATGAGCAAAGATTCCCAAGGAAACATGATCTCACAGCCAATGTGTTAGTGACAATTCACAATATGATATATTTTTGAACTTCTAATTTCTAAAACACACAAGGACACTGCATTATAAACTTAAAAAGTTACCATCCATGCATGAAAGCTCTGGATTCATGATGCTATTTGCTTTCACTACTCGGGCATATATTAATGTACCAATCTGCAGGAGAAAACACACAGTAAGTCCATATAATAACCATACATCAAGCTAAAGGGAGGAAACTGAATATTAGGCGCTGACACTGCAAACTGTTGGAATCATGCCAAGCTGAGAACACATTTACTATACTCTCTAACTTCAGAATAACACCCAGCTCCAGAATTTGACAAATTCATTGCAATACAAACGCTATTTAGTACAGGGTCTACTGACTATTTCAGTAAAACGACTGAGGACGGATCAGAGTCAACAAAACTAGTGAATTGACAGATCAAAATGGTGAAAATGTGTCACAAACAAAAATTCAACACTTTCAGAAACTTAATGATAACACTATAGTTTGCATAGAGCCAATAAAAAATGTATTCACTCCATACAAGATAGACAAAAACTGTAAAGAACCCTGTAAATATTTAGTATCTACTAAGGTATTAGATAATTTGATCCAATGAATGAATTATCATGAAATCATGTAAATTTCATGAACAGGGTCAACAAACAAATGATATGCTGAAAAGCTACTCAAGGCAAGATAATTGTATATTCAATGCCTAACAGAAAAAAAATGGTGGATAACTAATAATATGGTTCCTTCTTTGATGAACAATAATTGCCAAACACCAATGTCTGCTTCATCAAAACAACCTATAATGGGACCCCAAATATTTGACAACCATTGATGACCCAATGCATACCTCAAACTTCGGTATGTTCCTCCTGGTACCACCTTCGAATGAAAGAACTGGTAAAAAGGCGACACTGGGCCCCTTTATGTCCACCAAGAAGTTCTGGAATAAACAAATTCAGCTCAGAAAAAAGGAAAGAATCCTTGAGAACACATCATATAGTTGTAGAACACATCATATAGGTGCAGAACACATTCATTAATCTAAAATTTAAAATTAAGCTTTTAATTAGTCCTCTATGGTGAAATTTGTGAACGCTCATTTTGAGTTCAAATATATAATTCAACTGTACAAACAGGGGAGATATCATCAGAACTACATAAAGATGGATATAAGAGAGATCATATGACTAAAGGTAAGCTAGAAAGTACTTCTAAAGGTGAATGTAGACTTACATCTGGTTTGGTGTCAACTACAATTCCAAGAACTGTATCTTCTACAGAAGGTATATACTGCCAAAAGGTAAAAAAACATTGCATGAGGCTGCCATTGAAACAAAACGCAAGCAGAGTGAACACCGAAGAAAGTACTATGCACAATCTCATATACAGACATACTGCAATTTAGCAGATATATGAAGGTAACGATTTGAAGTTCATCAAAATGGTTAGCTGTGGTTGGAAGAGCTGAAGAGAAACCAACATGGTCAAGCAATGAAGAATCAAAACTTGATTCAAAAAAAAGTCCAAAACAACAAGAACGGTGTTGCAATATGCGAAGCATGCATCAGTACCAGAAATATCATTGCATCAACGTAGCTAATCGACAATAGTAGCACTTTAAGCTTACACGCTAGTTTAGTAATACCGGTAGCAAAGGATCGCACATAGGAATAGCAGCAGAAGTATCCTTCAGTTCAACCATGAAGTGTGAAAAAAATGGCTGCACGAAAACAAAGCTCGCGGCAGCTACAATACGCAAAGTGAGCATTACCAGATCAAGGGTTTCACATTCTGATCATAGCAATGTTCTACAAATCGCAAGGATATGTTCCAAGCAAGATAAAATTCACATATAGGATCTCGAAACAGAGTAACAATGTCCACAATGTTAAAGCATATATGAGCGCAAACCAGAGGACTCACCCTCTTCTGGGAGTTCTCCACCCAGTACTTGTTGGGCTTGGACAGCCGAAGCCTCCCAGCACTAGTCACCTGGATAGTGTCACAATCCTGCGAGCCGCCACATGACCCAAATGAACCCCtgttaaaccctaatccctaaatctCAAGCGGAACAGCCGTTCCTGCTTCACAACAGCGGATGTTTTTACCTGTCGCAGGCCGGCGCCGAGCTTGATGGTCTGGTTGGTCATATCGGCGAGGTCCAGGATGACGTCGCCGGGGACCTGGGCGCCGACGGCGAGGTGAGGCGGGGGAGTTAGCCGAAATCCGCAGAGGTAGCGAGCGAGATGCTTGGGATAGCCAAGGATGGGATGGGGGCTTTACCACGTAGTCGTCGACGAAGGCGGAGCGCAGCGGCTTCTTCGACTCCATTGCTCAGGGACGGACGGCGGCGGGGAGGCTGGAGCAAGGTGCTGTATGCGCGGCGCGGCTGCGTCTCTTCTTCGTTCCGGTGTGCGTGCCGTCTAGAAGAGTAAGATGGGCCTGGGCCTCAAAATGTTGGCGCTGTTTTGGTTTGGTGGCCTTTGTACCCAAGTTTGCTTTAAACAGCGAGGTCACCGCTGAAGCGTTGAATGTTCGAGGAGTTCAATTCTGATGGCTTCTCTGGAGATTATACGTACTAGAAGATAACCTACGCGTTGCAGCGGGATCTTTTAGAAACTGATAATTGACCACCTGAAATGTTAAAATCTCATATGAAAATAGTGTAGAATAACTTAGAGGTTATCCAAATATTGTATAATTTTAGATAATAGTGTGACACACACCAATAAGTTTCTAAGTATCAAATGAATCGATGATCCCAAATAAGAACATCAAGTTTTCATCTTAATAAAAAACCTGAGAAGATGAACAAAACCATCATTTGGGATGTACTGCATTCTAGTTGGAATACCTTGAAAATTACCAAGGCAAAATCGGAACAACTTACTTTATTTCTTTGCTTCTTTATTTTGAAGACTGCATGCAGAGTTGTAGTCCTTGTTCCTACAAAGCAAACCTGAAGGTCACTGATCGATTGTGCATATACTCATGTATGTAACCGCTTTGGGTTATGATGATGCACGTGGAATGTCATGTTCGTCCAATCAGATTTGTtcatattcgcaaaaaaaaatgttCTCACTAAACTTAGCTACATGCCTGACATAGAGGCAGACAGAGCTATATATGCCAAGGAAAATGTTCTCTGCATGAATGACATACCTATTGCACCTCATGTAGATGGTAGAAGGTGGTGGAACTATTATACATAATTATCGTATAGAAATTAGTGACCTAAATTTAAAACTAACCAGCATAAATATCGTATAGAAATCAAGAAATCCTACAACATCAAGTGGAACTGTCATACAATCAAAGAGAGGGCCTCACATGGAGGAGAGATCAAGACCCATGGACGTATGAATGTCGGGCCAAAATCGGTGTGGGTTAAACCTGTCAATAGAAATGGAAATAAAAACTGAAATCAGATAACCTACAGATGAGGAAATATCaaacaaaataaataaggaaGGAAGGGTGCGGAGAAAAGGTGTGGATCTCGTACCTGCTATGTAGAAAAGGAGCCTGTCAATGGACACGGCACTATCACCGGCGAATGTATCATCTGCAGTTCAGCATTGAGAGTTTGATCAATTCAGTTCCGATTCTGATCTGTATGCATACATAATTATATAAAATACCAGAAGGAAATACGTGTTATAATGATAACTCAAGATAGGTAAATTCAAGCCTGTGGAGGTTCTAAATTTAGTGGTAGAAAAAAGAGACCTAGAAGTAAACAGATCCTAGAACTTTGTAACAGGCAATCTGTATATAGTTCCCGCAACATGCAAAAGGCCAGCCATGCTTAAATCGCACATGAGACAAAAGATCTTCATCATAATAATAATTAACTGAAAAGAATGAACATGTAGCAATGTACATATGATAGATAAGGGGGCACTTGAACCGGTGCAACTCCCATCTGCAACAAAATAGGGTAGAACATCACGCCGTTTTCAGCAGCAACATTCAGCATGTTGGTTCCATATCATCAGGGACTACTGTGTAGTGTGTACCAGACTACTGAACTACGTCCGGCCAATGAAGACATCCGAGAGGAGAGAAGCAGAAGTCCTGCTAGCTTCAGAATGAGTGCAGATGGcggagtacagggccttcatatcaTTTGCAATACACTCCCACACGATGAACTCCAGACTTCAGATGATGATCAGGATCAGTGTGGTTCAAGAAGGCATGAAGAGGTGCTAGCAGTAGATGGTGTGGCTGtgtgggagggcggaggaggattcGCTAGTAAATATATTTCTTGGGACCGGCCAGAAGGATAAACGCGGCGTTGAAGGACAGAGATAAGGAGACATGCAGGGTTTCTTGCAATGCATGTACTAATTATTACTGAACAATCTGGAATAGATATGAGCAAGGAGGAGAGCAAGAGGTGCTTGCCTTGTAGTGGAGAATTGGAGGAAGTGGAGCGGGTACTGCTTAAGAAAATTATTATTTTGTACGCCGGAAGTGGAGAGTCAATTTGGTATGGAGGTGGAGCAAGGGATGGAATGAAAAAATAATGATGACTAATTTTTTCAACCTGATTTGTTGATTGGTAAAAAAATACAGGCCCACCtgatgatgtggcatgcttgcatgttaagagaatTACCCTTAGTGGGCTGCTCCAATTTAAATATTATAGATTCCTATGAATGTTACTACAATGCTCTGGAGTATTAGAAGTGTTGAATGTATCACCACACAGGGAGAATATTAACACTTAGTCAAACGGATACAGGAAATACAGAGATGAACCTGACAAATTTGGTAGCTTTGGAATCTGAAAA contains:
- the LOC124665828 gene encoding putative exosome complex component rrp40, with product MESKKPLRSAFVDDYVVPGDVILDLADMTNQTIKLGAGLRQDCDTIQVTSAGRLRLSKPNKYWVENSQKRYIPSVEDTVLGIVVDTKPDNFLVDIKGPSVAFLPVLSFEGGTRRNIPKFEIGTLIYARVVKANSIMNPELSCMDAIGKAAEFGQLKNGYTFETSTGLARMLLSSPTCPLLEALGKKLSFEIAVGLNGRVWVNAPSPSNIILVSEAIKQSESFNRIQQRSMVEKLLAKLA